From Ictalurus punctatus breed USDA103 chromosome 26, Coco_2.0, whole genome shotgun sequence:
atgactaacgtaatttggcctatgtgttacctaatatttatacccctgtgaaacaggaagtcagattCTTATCATgaatttatatactgtatacatttcACATTAAATAACTAAATAGCAGCACAGCTACTTATCACATGCTTACCACTTCCTACAGCACAGGTGGCCAGGAAGTTTTCTGGCAAGGCTGAGTAAATGATCACAGATAACTACAAGCAGATAACTAGTCAAGTGACACGTTTAAAAGAGACAAACTTGGATACATGCTAACATGTACTGGTAAAATGTCTACTCTTGCTTCCTACAGACTGTCAAAATaatgtatgtggtgtgtgttgccTGTTTAAGGGCTAACATAATATGACAGATCTTTTGTGACACGTATTGTCTACTCAGTGTAGGGAAAAATATcattctgcataaatatatacataaattcAGGGATTTGTCAGCATAATCTAATTTCAGTCTATTCGTATTGATCTAAAATGTATGAGTGACTTTCTATTAATGTTATACTGTTACCCCATAACAAAGCTATGAATCCTGTACataagtaaagaaagaaaaaaaagtttacataagTGTATTAGTAAGTAATcaattttatattcttttaaaaatgttagttTCCTTCCtccaaatgtatatatatatatatatatatatatatatatatatatatatatatatatatatatatatatatgtatatatgtgtgtgtgtgtgtgtgtgtgtgtgtgtgtgtgtgtgaatagacgcatttatttgtgttttttaatattATCTGAGGCTGTTAACATCTAGTAAATCATGATTTGAGTCAGAAATTCAAGGTCATCAGGTTTAGGCTGCTAGCTGTGTTGAGTGTTGTGATATTTATGTGCACATTcatatgtataaaaaataaataaataaataaaaaaaaggtagggttttttttttgtgaagaacTGATTGTGAGGTTCTTGTGAAGCCGTCCATTCGTCCGTTCTTCTGGGGGAAATCATTTTGGTTACATAAGTCTAATAGAAATATTACTAAGTCATATTACAAAAAACTAAAACCATTCTAAAACATAAAACCACAGAGAAAAAGGTCTTTAAAGTTTAGTTGATAAGAATTGAAGTATCAGTCGTCTTATATTCCTGGTTTCCCAGAAACTGTGAACTTAATgtacatcaaaatattttagtgtaaaataaatgcactttaattcattcattcatttattcaaactTCAGTAACTTTATCCAGATGACCCATATACAGCATTCTGCAATCACCatctactttacattatatGCAATTAGTGAAGCAAGATTAACCACTGACTACAAATTTGTCTTTAGTTTCATATTTGTTAGTATGAAATTAAACATATGAAACTTGAAACAATATGAAACTTTGATAGCTAATAgccaagctagccagctaaaaCACATGAACCAAATCTAATTTTAGCTAACATTTACTTTACATCAAAGAatgttattgaaaataaattatttgacAGTTAATTAAATGTACTGCATGTTCATGTGTTACATTCTATAAAGTTTGGTCATTTAAAACTAGTTGTTCGGTGTAATTAAGTGTATGTTAGTTACACAGTAAAGGCATGGTGGTACAGCACAGTAACGCAGTAGGTAGCGGTGCCACTTCAGAGCTCCTCCAAGGTCcgcagttcaatcctgagcccAGGTTACTCTCTAAGTGgtgttttacatgttctctctgtgtttcctCCATGTTATTCCAATTTCATCACACCTTTCTAAAACATGCTGTTAGATGGATTGGCTACTCAAAAATTACCcgtaggggtgtgtgtatgcagaTATGTGCGTGATGCCCTGCTATGAGTGGGTTATTCAAAGGAATTTCTTGTCTCAAACccagtgtttgtttatttatttatttatttatttccaaaagGGACAGTGTACATTGATCAACATTCATAATTGTAAATGTACCAAAGTTAGCCCAAAGGCTAATTTTCATCGATAGTCACTTTGCCAGATGTTATTAGGCATTAGTTTTTCCATGTTAGGCTGCGAATCCACTGGGGAAAAATGTtagatgaaaatgaatgaaccgTGTAAAATGTTGCATTACCACATAAGAGTTAAAAATCACATAGAACATGACATGGAACATCTCCAAGATCTGTTGGCTATCTAGTAATTTAGCAAATCTGGCAAAACGAGGCATTTCTTTGTCAATGTTAATATCGTCTTAGTAGCATCATGCATAGCTAAAATATAGAATTAAATTCAATTACTATGAAGTCACTGGTAGAAAACGATATATTCTTAACATTCAATATCACTGCGAAATCTCGGTGATGTTTAGAGAGAACTGGTGAACGGGAGCATGTTTGCAAACTAGCTAACAATGGAAACAGCTATTCAACAGGAACCAGCGAGACTTTCATACTTAATGTTATGTTAGTCGTACATTTAGGCTCAAATTAGGTTCTTGGGTACAGTTTTTGCATGTAGTAAACTATTGTATTGATGTTTAGTTATATATTGTAGATATCATGCCCACAGGAGACATGACCAACCATTTaacattcttttgtttttctgctttGGTTTATACAAGTGAGgtgatgaaaaatgaaaatcacTAATTTGTTAAATTGTAATGATAACTTTGACTTTCTGCCCACTTGTGATATTGATAACATTCAGGGAGATGTCtgaaactataataataataataataataataataataataataataataataataatacattttctaatactaattagtatttattttattgcatgAGTTTGTCATACATATTATTGCATTACAATTAGAAATACTTTTATTCCTGACACATTTACAGCCTTAAAATTAAAGTTAAATCTTACCTTTGTGGACATCACATTTATGTCATGTGATTATAATCGCATAGTATCATCACTAAGGCTTATTAATCGACATGTGGCCCTCTCTATGAACAAGAGTTGGCAACCAGCTGCAGTCAATTTGTCTTGTAAAGCTGCAAATTGGCATACAAAGATTCATCTGCCCAATAGGAAATAATTTGTTGCAAGTGCTGTGATGCAAATGTTTTAACTTACATGTTTACATGAGTAAGCAGATCAAATGACCATtcaatgtgttaatgtgttaataaaacAGATAACCCTTCAACCCTTTAAACACTTTATTGTATTCTGGAGATTAAAAATTAAGGGTGGTCATGATTATGTGTATAATTTTCAATTATATTGGCTAATGACTAAAGCATCATGTCAGAAAATACAAAGTAAACAATCAAAATACTTATTAGTCattatatttttgaaaacagCAAATCATTATATaagtacatactgtatttgcTGTACATTTCAATATGTTGTTaatcacattatttattttggtcaaatagtaaataaaatgaaattaaattaatgaaaaaaaaacagcaatttAGTTATTTGCGATATGAAGCCAGTTTACTCTTTAGCAAAATCATCTACTTGGATCCCCTAGGTTTCAACTGCAATATGGGACATTACAGCATTATAAGATATTTAGGATACATGAACAGTCAGTTTAAAGCTCTTTAAAAAGTTCTATAATTTGTTTGTATATACATTctaacataaaatataaatatgcacACCACAGGAGTATTTCGTTACAGTAGATTACTTTGGGGTTTATTCAACCCAGATGTCCATTTATGGCTTTGCAAATAAAAGGTTGACTCAGTGACAGAAGAGGCCTACTTGTTGAGCAGTGTTTTCAGAGAGCGGGTGAGAGTGTTGATGATTGCTGACATGGTGCTAGAATGGCGATCAAGTGTTTTAACACTTTGGTCCCCAGGAGCACTACCTGAGGCTCCCTCAGCTGCCCGGAGCAAGCACATGTAGTTCATGACCACCTCATCAACCTTAGCCACAACCTCACGCTGCTGCTGGCTTGCTGAAGCACCTAAGCCACGAACCAAGCACATACAGATCTCAGATAAGCAGCAAAGCACCTGAAAACTGGAACTGACTGCTAGCAGCATCTCCTCTGGGCTTCCATGTGCTTGGGCCATCCTGCGGCATGACTGACCAAGTGCTTTAGATTCAATTGCTAGCAGGTGCTTGTACTGTGCCAGCTCCTCTATCTGCATGGGTGGGGTTCCTCTGTCACTTCTACCCACGCTAGAACGCACCACAGCAATCAGCTCACTAACATCTCTTCGAACATCAGAAAAAACAGCGGGGTACACATACGTGTGGTCTTTCAGGGCATTAATGCGAACCAGCCTGTCCCCAAAGGTCATATTGTTTAAAACTTCTGCATACAGCTGCTCTCCTGTTGTGTCTAGAACAGGGCTGATGTTGTATTGGGAAGGTCCTGCTTCATCCAAGCCACAAAGCTGCCTTCTAAAACCATCCCCTATGTCACCTTCATCCTCCACTGTcgggtttttctttttgaagAAACAGTAACTGAATGGACCATTGCATGTCCAGGGATTTATATCCAGCTTCTGCATGGATCTCATCTGCTTTGTATCCTTTTGTACTGGAAAAATGACACCATCTGTTCTGCTGTCCCTGTTGCTCACAGACCAACCCATGGTCTGGGATGCCACTGAACCTTGGGAGTAGCTTTTTGACAGCTTCTTCTTGGAAGGCCTTATTTGTAGTTGTGGCTCAGTTGCTTGCAAATGATCTTGCTGAAATCTACCCAGTGATAGTGCTCTTGATTTCTCAATCAGTGCATCAATACTTTCAGAGTCAGTAGTTATAATACTAGTATTTCTTCTTATTTCTCTGCCATGATTTAGACTATTGGTGTCACACTGATTTAACCCTTGAGAAGTTACATGGTTCTGTCTAAGAGGGACAACTGACTCTTGTGTTGGCCCACTGTAACTGATGCTCTTTGACAGACTTGATTGCAGGGGAGGAGttaatggtggtggtggtggaagagatagtggtggtggtggtggtggaggtggtagAGGGACGGCACAAGTTTTGACGTGCCTTGGTAAACTAGCAGGTGAGTCTCCTTCTCCTCTCAACAGCATTCTGCGGTCTTCTTTGCAAGCTACActagagagacaaaaagaatcATTAAGCGTCTGTTGGACAGCATGTGTCACCTTGCAGTCAGACATTAGCAAGTCTTCTGTGCTTGCATGCGGTATCCCTTCACTGTGGTTCCTATTTAAAGACGGGACCTGATCAAGGCTAAAACTTTGCTCTATCTCACACTCGAGGCCAGAAAATGACCTTCTTCTTTCAGAATGATTAGGCCTTACTTCAAGGTTGTTGACAGGTCTCTGAGCATGCAAATCAGGACTCCTCTTCAATTTAGTAGGCAAAGTGGTTGAGTGGTATATTTTGGGGACTCTTTGAGAAGCTGCACTGGGGTTTGAGTTGGGAAGGAGCGAGGGAGAAGGTGGCATGCAGGGACATTTGATATTAATGTTCCCTTTACCTTTAATGGTGTCTAAAAAGAGTGAAGAGTTTGTGATATGCCTTCTGCTGTCCTTTTTGCATCCCCCTAGTCCTGCCCCCTGATGCATCTGGCTAACTGTTAGATAGTTTATCAACTGCCTATAAGACTCACTCCCCTCCTTTGTGTTAATGCTTCTTACACTGCCACGTTTTGCATGCAGATCACTTAGAAGGTTGCTCCTTCGAGCTGTACCTGTGGTTTCCTTGATTTTGGATGGTCGGGCACTGAGGGATGGATTGGATCCCGGAGGATGTACATTTGGCAGCATCTTCCTCAGGAGAGCAGCATCTGCATGAGGGTGAAGGTCCCTTGATGTGAGGAGTAGGGAGGAGGAGGATCCAGAGAAAGAGCTCTTGCAGTCAGTGGCACAAAATGGGGAGTCCACTGGTGTTGCAGAAGCACTACTTCCTGTACTGCCACCAACATCCAGAGACGAGGACTGGGAACTCTGAAGGGAAATCCGAGCTTCATTTTGCAAAGAAGAAATCCGCTTGGCTAGGTGGTACTCACACAGTCGTGCCACTCCTTGTCGTAATGGTGGAAGGATCTGTTGATCATCCTTATAGATTTCAGTCTGTTCAGTATCCTGAAGGTTCTTTGTTGGGAGACTACAATTACTGCCAGTTAGCTCCTCTCTTGAACCAAGAGATTCTGCAACCTGACTCCCTGTAGGCTCATTTTCTATTGGGGACTGTAGTCCTTGAAATCTTTCACAGAATTCTTTCACAACCAGTTGTCTTCTTCTATTACTTTCTCTTCCACTGAAGGTGTTATACTTGCCTGgtgcatctttatttttttttattcgtctTCCCTCAGTCGCTATTGCTTTCAATCGCTTTCCAGTATTCAAAAGAGTGCTTGAGTGAGACTTGACCAGGTATTTACCCAGGGACTTCTCTGTCTTTGCCTCAGGCTCTGTCTCTGGATTATCAGAAGACGGTACATTATGCTTTGAAGGCACTGCTGTAGACTGAACCGCCAAGTCTTTGCGTCTTGAGGGACTACGTGGTGGCTTAGGAATAGACGCTCTGGCACAAGGGGAGACAGGGAATTCTGTCTTTTCCTCCTGAAGGGGTTGGTAGCCCTCTGTGGTGGCCACAAGAAGACGCATCGCATTCTCAGACAGCCTGTGGCCTGCAGTTTGTTCTGAGCTCTCGGTCATCTCTGAGGAGTTGGTCTCATTTCCTGAATCTGATGAGGACTCCGGACTAAAAGCTCGTGATATGCCAGTTCCTGTAGGTAAAAATTATGGGCAAGTAAGTTTTTGTTGCACTGTTTACTTTCATTGTTCATATTTACTATTTATTGGGTTAATGTTTTTGATAAAGTAAGTCATGGCTTGTTTTAATCCCctattacattttatacatttcagTCCCTTGCACTTTTATATGACCTTTTACACAAATTTATACATTGAGTATTTTTGGTATTTAGATAGTAATTAAGTACACAGCAAAATTTCCAGTACGAAATTAACTTGGCATGTGTTAATGAAAGAATCTAGCAGTTACAGTAATTCCACAGTTGGAATTTTGCTGTATACCTAAAACAGAGTCTAGTAAAACTTTGTGAATGCAGTAATAATATAAAGACCTGCAACGCTGTTAGACTGAGACTGTGTGGTTTCCTCAGATACAGCAAGTGCTTCTAGTGCTTGCAGTGTATCCACAACAGCATGATCCAATATTCTGACACTATTGCCCTCACCATGCGTTGGGACAGCATCAATCAGCGACACAGGAATGCTGTCATTGTCACAGCAACTTTGTAGACGGCTTTTGCTCTCTGCTCCTTCCTCATCTGAACTGTCCCTGAAACCAGGCGGAGGTGCAGCAATGGCCATGTTGAGGGAAAGAAGAAttgcatcattttcatcctcatcatcatctcccTCTGGAGGTGGAAGGGCGGTTAAATCTATGATATCGTCGCTGGAACCAGAAAGGGTGAGAAAAGTTATCTTGCTTGTTGGCAGCCCGACTTCACCCTCTCCAGGTATTGCAGGTGTGTCCTCTTCACAGCTAgcttcatcctcatcctccacaTCATCCGTGGTCTCAGCATAGCATAAATCACGTAAGAGAGGTTCTTCGATACCTTCAGTGTTGTCAAAGATTTTCCCCTCACCAATGTTGCTATAGACTACATGAGGCCTAATCTGAAACGTTGCACCATCTGGAGTGCCAAAGCCCACATCACTGCTGGAAATGAAATCAGGCCGTTCAAGCAACTCAGGACTCTCATCCATGAGGCGCTGATAACCCAGGTTCCGAGGGTTTACAGCATGTAAAAGTGGATCTCTGAATATAAAGGACACCTTAGCACTCCTGGGAGAGTCCTGGGGTTGATGCCTTACAGGTGGAAGAGGTGGAAGTTGGGGGCTTTTGCTTCTTAGTTGTGACCTCTCTTCACTGAGGCCTGGATAAGGGGGTGGCAGGGGCTCTGGAACATAAGGAGAGCTTATGCTGTCCTCTCTTGCTTTTTCCTGTGGGTAATCTGCTTCGGGCCGATAAGAAGATATGCTCTCTTGATTGTTGAGATCTTCACAGGTACCCAAAGAGGTACTGTACGGCCACTCAAGTTCTCTAGCATCCTGGCCTGAAATGGATAGAAACATCTTGTCAATCTCATTTAGAAAGCTTGTTGCCCATCAAAAGTTTAAAGACCTCtaacatttatcatttaataataataataaaaaaaatgagtaTTTCATTTCTATTGTGCAATAACAATTGTTTAAGAAAATAACCTGAAACTAATTAATCTGTGCATTTTGCATAAACTTTTGATTGTTtttgcacaaacaaatgaaagcaGTGTATCTACTCTGAGCTTGAAATAAATTCATCCATAGGCACTTACCACTGTCTATTTCTCCGCTGCTGTTGCTGTGGGCCATATTGAAAATGGAGCGACGTGAGTCCACTAGAAGACGATAGTACCCAGCTGTTAGGCAAGCCAGGTTCATGGCATCACTGGACTCCATTATTAACGTGATAGGCTGTTTCAGAAAGAAATTTGGAATGACATTAAAACCTATTCATGACTCAAAGACAATTTGAAACCACTTGTCTTGATCATACTGTATATCGAAATTAAATAGCATAGTAGTAGTGTTTAATTGATCAGCAGACCACATTGCACATTTTTAATAGTATACCTTGACGTCCAAAACATGTAGTTCTACCCGCACATTGACCTCATCCTCTGTGAGTATCTCAATGCGATTAACATGGCTGAAGTCTGCCAGCAGGGCCACTAGATTTGTCTTGACATTGATAACATGACTGATACCATACCTCGGTCCTACAAGTAATGTAACACCTGTTTCCTTATCCCCTTGCTATACATGAAAAGGaagccaacaaaaaaaaaaaaaatcaagaaagtGTAATAACAGtgagcacatactgtatgttaaaaTTCACTTTAAAGTTGCACGGTAATCATAATGAACTTACCAGTAGAAGAGATTTAAACACTCGTCCTCCATACAATCTCAAATCACTGAGATACTTCAAATAGTGAACCTTTGCTTGCAATATGGTTAACTGCAAAACAATATTAAAGTTCTCATTACTCAAGAAATCTGTGGATTTCTTATCACAGTGGTCTTGAAGAGAGGATTAGATTAACAAGATAATAATAGATACATGTATTATTAGAGCTCATTTTAAGGCAGACGACATCTCAATGCATATTTAATGATTTCTGTGTGAACGAATATCCACGTAAGAAACATCTCACCTTTGTTGGCAACGATGCTTTCAAAAGGTTTGTGAATGTTTGTTGCCTTGCCTTTGTACCACTAGATGCCTCTCTTCTAACATTTTACCAAACCTCACACAGCATActcacagcaaaatccccagtgttgaattaacacctagagTGTTTTAGAGATTTTACTCTATCAGTGTTCATTCGTGTCCATTTGGACACATAAAAGCACTgaaggtgttaattcaacacggGGGATTTTGCTTTGGAAGATGAGACACTGGACTGATAGGAGTTTCTGAAGAatcttttatttacagttgATTGTAGAATCTGGTCCCTGATCAGTATAAACAGATACTAAGGGATACCCACCTTCTTCCCAGGGGCTactagattctgattggttttCAGGATGTGAGTCAGAGCttttttgatgtttttctcCTTCATGCTGGAGAACACCGAGGGGGGTAGGAAATGTGCCAAACCCCACTGCTTCCTGTGGGACAGCATATGTGCACTGTGAGGACACTTGGCAGACTGAATATGGCAAACgcttttttgtttcttgtttaagtCCAAATCTGAATAGCTGAATGGGTTATATATCTATAGACTATTTTTCTGGTAATAATTGTCCATTATaatctataattttttttttttttaattgtagtcGGTAACACTTTCCATCAAGGCCTTATTTATAATGAACTATAAATACattcataatgtgttataatacatttataacacaTGATACATATAGTTGTAAATGCATTGAACTTCATAGCAATGTCTATTTTGcattatgaattattaatataatgtagtataaGTAATCTACATAACACATTGCCAGTGCAGAGTGCATACTGTATTACGTTCATATAGACACTGAGGAAACAGGAATCGCATACCTCTTTTTAAACATGTGTTGTAGCGTGTATGTGCGACAACATTTAAATGTGCTCGAATATTTATagattattataaacatgcaCTACTGTAtgtgaccaaaagtatgtggacacctgtccatcacacctgtatgtggttcttccacaaactgtcgccacaaagttggaagcacacaactgtataggacGTCTCTGAATGCTATATTATTACAATCTCCCTTTACTAGAACTAAGAGGCTCATACCTGGTCCAGcaatgacaatgcccctgtacacaaagcaagctccgtgaacacatggtttgccaaagttggagtggaagaactcgagcatactgcacagagccctgacctcaaccccactgaacacttttgcaTAATTTAAACAGCCTGCTCAGAAAATCGACTTAATCCATCTCTGAATATATGTAACTTTCCCCACCTAAATATTGACACAACCTTTGGACTTGAATCACCAACTTTGAATACGATTCACCCAGCccatcccccctcccccacatatacacaaactaaATAAGATTGTCTGAATACTTGTGCAATATTTTTGAATGGACATTCAACATGACTGACACAAGTACAGATGCCTAATCTGTCCTGATTGATTAGGTACTGAtagtccattttatttattttctctccatttccAAAGAGTCTGGGGTGCCACAAAGACCAGGTTTTCTGAGCACATATAGAACTGCTGGAAAGTAAGAAAAACTTACTTATAAAAAAGAATTCACTCACCCCACCTTTAAGATACGAGCTGACATTTGAAACTTAATGAAGTAATTCATGATAATACTGCCACTGTACTATAGTCCTAAAATGCCTGATTTATGAAAGTTACCCTGATGGAATGCAAGAGTTGGCAAATTAAAAGCTATAAATCACAGCGTCTCTCAGTCACACAGTTCCTGCTGTAAACACTCCTCCTTTTAATTAGGTCTGACAGTAGACTGATGGATAAAGGGATCAAGCTTCACTTAGGCTGTTCGCTCTCAGTTCTGAAGTGCGAGGCAGTCAAGTGAAGGCTTACTCACTGGATGTACTTCATTGAGAACTTCTGTGTCGGCCGTGTGGTGAGGCTGAGGACGTACATCTGCAGAGCAGCGAGACGAAGAGCGGCGTCATACTTCAGTTCAGGGCCAAAG
This genomic window contains:
- the LOC108259089 gene encoding FERM and PDZ domain-containing protein 4 isoform X3; amino-acid sequence: MCVTFIPPGLDDPAKSINRGDALRAREKPGLTKENEKGKKDKRFSKDQGMDLSRDELGVFTIIHHKNKSTGWPPPSGSWSGMQGATSYEWDATSARDTRDCFINQASQSGSLEEMRVEGVQLLPPAPRRVEMRRDPVLGFGFVAGSEKPVVVRSVTPGGPSEGKLIPGDEIIMINEEEVATVPRERVIDLVRSCKESILLTVVQPYPSPKSAFISAAKKAKLKSNPVKVRFAEEVIINGQLPDTVKDNALLFMPNVLKVYLENGQTKSFRFDNSTSIKDVIMTLQEKLSIKCIEHFSLMLEQRAEDLGSRLLLLHEQEMLTLVTQRPGSHKMKCFFRISFVPKDPVDLLRRDGVAFEYLYVQSCNDVVRERFGPELKYDAALRLAALQMYVLSLTTRPTQKFSMKYIQKQWGLAHFLPPSVFSSMKEKNIKKALTHILKTNQNLVAPGKKLTILQAKVHYLKYLSDLRLYGGRVFKSLLLQGDKETGVTLLVGPRYGISHVINVKTNLVALLADFSHVNRIEILTEDEVNVRVELHVLDVKPITLIMESSDAMNLACLTAGYYRLLVDSRRSIFNMAHSNSSGEIDSGQDARELEWPYSTSLGTCEDLNNQESISSYRPEADYPQEKAREDSISSPYVPEPLPPPYPGLSEERSQLRSKSPQLPPLPPVRHQPQDSPRSAKVSFIFRDPLLHAVNPRNLGYQRLMDESPELLERPDFISSSDVGFGTPDGATFQIRPHVVYSNIGEGKIFDNTEGIEEPLLRDLCYAETTDDVEDEDEASCEEDTPAIPGEGEVGLPTSKITFLTLSGSSDDIIDLTALPPPEGDDDEDENDAILLSLNMAIAAPPPGFRDSSDEEGAESKSRLQSCCDNDSIPVSLIDAVPTHGTGISRAFSPESSSDSGNETNSSEMTESSEQTAGHRLSENAMRLLVATTEGYQPLQEEKTEFPVSPCARASIPKPPRSPSRRKDLAVQSTAVPSKHNVPSSDNPETEPEAKTEKSLGKYLVKSHSSTLLNTGKRLKAIATEGRRIKKNKDAPGKYNTFSGRESNRRRQLVVKEFCERFQGLQSPIENEPTGSQVAESLGSREELTGSNCSLPTKNLQDTEQTEIYKDDQQILPPLRQGVARLCEYHLAKRISSLQNEARISLQSSQSSSLDVGGSTGSSASATPVDSPFCATDCKSSFSGSSSSLLLTSRDLHPHADAALLRKMLPNVHPPGSNPSLSARPSKIKETTGTARRSNLLSDLHAKRGSVRSINTKEGSESYRQLINYLTVSQMHQGAGLGGCKKDSRRHITNSSLFLDTIKGKGNINIKCPCMPPSPSLLPNSNPSAASQRVPKIYHSTTLPTKLKRSPDLHAQRPVNNLEVRPNHSERRRSFSGLECEIEQSFSLDQVPSLNRNHSEGIPHASTEDLLMSDCKVTHAVQQTLNDSFCLSSVACKEDRRMLLRGEGDSPASLPRHVKTCAVPLPPPPPPPPLSLPPPPPLTPPLQSSLSKSISYSGPTQESVVPLRQNHVTSQGLNQCDTNSLNHGREIRRNTSIITTDSESIDALIEKSRALSLGRFQQDHLQATEPQLQIRPSKKKLSKSYSQGSVASQTMGWSVSNRDSRTDGVIFPVQKDTKQMRSMQKLDINPWTCNGPFSYCFFKKKNPTVEDEGDIGDGFRRQLCGLDEAGPSQYNISPVLDTTGEQLYAEVLNNMTFGDRLVRINALKDHTYVYPAVFSDVRRDVSELIAVVRSSVGRSDRGTPPMQIEELAQYKHLLAIESKALGQSCRRMAQAHGSPEEMLLAVSSSFQVLCCLSEICMCLVRGLGASASQQQREVVAKVDEVVMNYMCLLRAAEGASGSAPGDQSVKTLDRHSSTMSAIINTLTRSLKTLLNK
- the LOC108259089 gene encoding FERM and PDZ domain-containing protein 4 isoform X1, with the translated sequence MCVTFIPPGLDDPAKSINRGDALRAREKPGLTKENEKGKKDKRFSKDQGMDLSRDELGVFTIIHHKNKSTGWPPPSGSWSGMQGATSYEWDATSARDTRDCFINQASQSGSLEEMRVEGVQLLPPAPRRVEMRRDPVLGFGFVAGSEKPVVVRSVTPGGPSEGKLIPGDEIIMINEEEVATVPRERVIDLVRSCKESILLTVVQPYPSPKSAFISAAKKAKLKSNPVKVRFAEEVIINGQLPDTVKDNALLFMPNVLKVYLENGQTKSFRFDNSTSIKDVIMTLQEKLSIKCIEHFSLMLEQRAEDLGSRLLLLHEQEMLTLVTQRPGSHKMKCFFRISFVPKDPVDLLRRDGVAFEYLYVQSCNDVVRERFGPELKYDAALRLAALQMYVLSLTTRPTQKFSMKYIQKQWGLAHFLPPSVFSSMKEKNIKKALTHILKTNQNLVAPGKKLTILQAKVHYLKYLSDLRLYGGRVFKSLLLQGDKETGVTLLVGPRYGISHVINVKTNLVALLADFSHVNRIEILTEDEVNVRVELHVLDVKPITLIMESSDAMNLACLTAGYYRLLVDSRRSIFNMAHSNSSGEIDSGQDARELEWPYSTSLGTCEDLNNQESISSYRPEADYPQEKAREDSISSPYVPEPLPPPYPGLSEERSQLRSKSPQLPPLPPVRHQPQDSPRSAKVSFIFRDPLLHAVNPRNLGYQRLMDESPELLERPDFISSSDVGFGTPDGATFQIRPHVVYSNIGEGKIFDNTEGIEEPLLRDLCYAETTDDVEDEDEASCEEDTPAIPGEGEVGLPTSKITFLTLSGSSDDIIDLTALPPPEGDDDEDENDAILLSLNMAIAAPPPGFRDSSDEEGAESKSRLQSCCDNDSIPVSLIDAVPTHGEGNSVRILDHAVVDTLQALEALAVSEETTQSQSNSVAGTGISRAFSPESSSDSGNETNSSEMTESSEQTAGHRLSENAMRLLVATTEGYQPLQEEKTEFPVSPCARASIPKPPRSPSRRKDLAVQSTAVPSKHNVPSSDNPETEPEAKTEKSLGKYLVKSHSSTLLNTGKRLKAIATEGRRIKKNKDAPGKYNTFSGRESNRRRQLVVKEFCERFQGLQSPIENEPTGSQVAESLGSREELTGSNCSLPTKNLQDTEQTEIYKDDQQILPPLRQGVARLCEYHLAKRISSLQNEARISLQSSQSSSLDVGGSTGSSASATPVDSPFCATDCKSSFSGSSSSLLLTSRDLHPHADAALLRKMLPNVHPPGSNPSLSARPSKIKETTGTARRSNLLSDLHAKRGSVRSINTKEGSESYRQLINYLTVSQMHQGAGLGGCKKDSRRHITNSSLFLDTIKGKGNINIKCPCMPPSPSLLPNSNPSAASQRVPKIYHSTTLPTKLKRSPDLHAQRPVNNLEVRPNHSERRRSFSGLECEIEQSFSLDQVPSLNRNHSEGIPHASTEDLLMSDCKVTHAVQQTLNDSFCLSSVACKEDRRMLLRGEGDSPASLPRHVKTCAVPLPPPPPPPPLSLPPPPPLTPPLQSSLSKSISYSGPTQESVVPLRQNHVTSQGLNQCDTNSLNHGREIRRNTSIITTDSESIDALIEKSRALSLGRFQQDHLQATEPQLQIRPSKKKLSKSYSQGSVASQTMGWSVSNRDSRTDGVIFPVQKDTKQMRSMQKLDINPWTCNGPFSYCFFKKKNPTVEDEGDIGDGFRRQLCGLDEAGPSQYNISPVLDTTGEQLYAEVLNNMTFGDRLVRINALKDHTYVYPAVFSDVRRDVSELIAVVRSSVGRSDRGTPPMQIEELAQYKHLLAIESKALGQSCRRMAQAHGSPEEMLLAVSSSFQVLCCLSEICMCLVRGLGASASQQQREVVAKVDEVVMNYMCLLRAAEGASGSAPGDQSVKTLDRHSSTMSAIINTLTRSLKTLLNK